The following proteins are co-located in the Pseudomonas synxantha genome:
- a CDS encoding MarR family winged helix-turn-helix transcriptional regulator, which translates to MPDSYVFSEQVGHLLRKAYQRHLAIFQQNVGDSQLTAVQFVTLCALRDQGASSLTELVKATAVDQATIRGIVERLKAKALITLEPDPADKRKVIVDLSASGAELVAQTAPRAGQISELTMSNLNPAERVAVLFLLRKMIDDPQE; encoded by the coding sequence GTGCCTGATTCCTACGTTTTTTCTGAACAAGTCGGCCACCTGCTGCGCAAGGCCTACCAGCGCCACTTGGCGATATTCCAGCAGAATGTCGGCGACTCCCAGCTCACCGCCGTGCAGTTCGTGACCCTGTGTGCGTTGCGCGATCAGGGTGCAAGCTCCCTCACTGAACTGGTCAAGGCCACCGCCGTGGACCAGGCGACCATCCGCGGTATCGTCGAACGTCTCAAGGCCAAGGCGCTGATTACCCTGGAACCGGACCCTGCAGACAAGCGCAAGGTAATAGTCGACTTGTCTGCCTCCGGTGCCGAACTGGTCGCGCAAACCGCACCGCGTGCGGGCCAGATCAGCGAATTGACCATGAGCAATCTCAACCCAGCCGAGCGTGTGGCGGTCCTGTTTCTGCTGCGCAAGATGATTGACGATCCCCAGGAATAA
- a CDS encoding 2,5-dihydroxypyridine 5,6-dioxygenase, with protein sequence MPVSDCELTQMFEHVLKLSKVDPTQSVAVLKSHYSDPRTVRAAMDAAQRLGAKVYAVELPSFNHPRAMGNDMTAYCGDTALTGNIAAQRALEAADLIVDTMMLLHSPEQEQILKTGTRILLAVEPPEVLARMLPSEEDKVRVLAAEQLLKKARSIHVKSRAGSDFRAALGQYPSVTEYGFADEPGRWDHWPSGFLFSWPNEETAEGVLVRDIGDILLPFKTYTREKITLEIEKGFITRIHGGFEAQYLSDYMKYFDDPEVYGISHIGWGLQPRAQWTAMGLHDKNDGMCMDARAFYGNFLFSTGPNTEVGGTRKTPCHMDIPLRNCDVYLDDEAVVLGGDVVAPARSLAR encoded by the coding sequence ATGCCGGTAAGCGACTGTGAACTGACCCAGATGTTTGAACACGTGTTGAAGCTGTCCAAGGTCGACCCGACCCAGAGCGTCGCGGTGCTCAAGAGCCATTACTCCGACCCGCGTACTGTGCGTGCCGCCATGGATGCGGCGCAGCGCCTGGGGGCCAAGGTGTATGCGGTGGAATTGCCGTCGTTCAACCATCCGCGGGCGATGGGCAACGACATGACTGCCTACTGCGGCGACACCGCGCTCACTGGCAATATTGCCGCCCAGCGTGCCCTGGAGGCGGCGGACTTGATCGTCGACACCATGATGCTGCTGCACTCGCCGGAGCAGGAGCAGATCCTCAAGACCGGCACGCGCATCCTGCTTGCCGTCGAGCCGCCGGAAGTGCTGGCACGCATGCTGCCGAGCGAAGAGGACAAGGTGCGTGTACTGGCCGCCGAACAGCTGCTGAAGAAGGCGCGCTCGATCCACGTCAAGTCCCGCGCCGGCAGCGACTTCCGCGCTGCTTTGGGCCAATACCCGTCGGTGACCGAGTACGGCTTCGCCGATGAACCGGGGCGCTGGGACCACTGGCCCAGCGGCTTCCTGTTCTCCTGGCCCAATGAAGAAACCGCCGAGGGCGTGCTGGTGCGGGACATCGGCGACATCCTGTTGCCGTTCAAGACCTACACCCGTGAAAAGATCACCCTGGAAATCGAAAAGGGCTTTATTACGCGGATTCACGGTGGGTTCGAGGCGCAGTACCTGAGCGACTACATGAAGTACTTCGACGACCCCGAGGTGTACGGCATCTCCCATATTGGCTGGGGCCTGCAACCGCGGGCGCAATGGACGGCCATGGGCTTGCACGACAAGAACGACGGCATGTGCATGGATGCGCGGGCGTTCTATGGCAACTTCCTGTTCTCCACTGGGCCGAATACCGAGGTGGGCGGCACGCGCAAGACGCCGTGCCATATGGATATCCCGCTGCGCAACTGTGATGTGTATCTGGACGATGAGGCGGTGGTGCTGGGTGGCGATGTGGTCGCGCCAGCGCGATCGCTGGCACGCTGA
- a CDS encoding FAD-dependent monooxygenase: MGSTQKIAIVGAGLGGAAAATLLQQAGFSVDVYEQAPEFSRLGAGIHMGPNIMKIFRRMGIEKQLDLMGSHPEHWFSRCGESGDYLSRIPLTGYGASYITVHRGDLHALQMSTLQPGTLHFNKRLETLEETDTQVRLTFADGTVTYADIVIGADGINSKIREELLGVEKPLYSGWVAHRALIRGEQLAKYDLKFEDCIKWWTEDRHMMVYYTTGKRDEYYYVTGVPHAEWDFQGAFVDSSREEMFEAFKGYHPTVQALIESTDSVTKWPLRNRNPLPLWSRGRLVLLGDACHPMKPHMAQGAGMAIEDAAMLTRCLQETGISDYRSAFELYEANRKERASRVQAVSNANTWLRTQEDPAWVYGYDLYAQELKSGVAA; encoded by the coding sequence ATGGGAAGCACACAAAAAATCGCCATAGTCGGCGCCGGCCTGGGCGGTGCCGCTGCGGCCACCTTGTTGCAGCAAGCCGGCTTCAGCGTAGATGTCTACGAACAGGCGCCGGAGTTTTCCCGCTTGGGCGCGGGGATCCACATGGGTCCCAACATCATGAAAATCTTCCGCCGCATGGGCATCGAGAAGCAGCTGGACCTGATGGGCTCGCACCCTGAGCACTGGTTCAGCCGCTGCGGCGAAAGTGGTGATTACCTCTCGCGTATCCCGCTCACCGGCTATGGCGCCTCCTACATCACCGTGCACCGTGGCGACCTGCATGCGTTGCAGATGTCCACGCTGCAGCCCGGCACCCTGCACTTCAACAAGCGCCTGGAAACCCTCGAAGAAACCGATACCCAGGTGCGCCTGACCTTCGCCGACGGCACGGTGACCTATGCCGACATCGTAATCGGCGCCGACGGCATCAATTCGAAGATTCGCGAAGAACTGCTGGGGGTGGAAAAACCTTTGTACAGCGGCTGGGTGGCGCACCGCGCATTGATCCGAGGCGAACAACTGGCCAAGTACGACCTCAAGTTCGAAGACTGCATCAAGTGGTGGACCGAGGATCGCCACATGATGGTCTACTACACCACAGGCAAGCGCGACGAGTACTACTACGTGACCGGCGTACCCCATGCCGAATGGGACTTCCAGGGCGCCTTCGTCGACAGCAGCCGCGAGGAAATGTTCGAAGCCTTCAAGGGCTACCACCCCACCGTGCAGGCGTTGATCGAATCCACCGACAGCGTGACCAAGTGGCCGCTGCGCAACCGCAACCCGCTGCCGCTGTGGAGTCGCGGTCGCCTGGTCTTGCTCGGCGACGCCTGCCACCCGATGAAGCCACACATGGCCCAGGGCGCCGGCATGGCCATCGAAGATGCCGCCATGCTCACCCGCTGCCTGCAGGAAACCGGGATCAGCGACTACCGCAGCGCCTTCGAACTGTATGAAGCCAACCGCAAGGAACGTGCGTCCCGGGTACAAGCGGTGTCCAATGCCAACACCTGGCTACGCACCCAGGAAGACCCGGCCTGGGTGTACGGCTACGACCTGTATGCCCAGGAGCTGAAGTCGGGGGTGGCCGCATGA
- a CDS encoding Asp/Glu racemase, with protein sequence MLKPYRIGQIVPSSNTTMETEIPAMLNARQAIRPERFTFHSSRMRMKQVRKEELAAMDGESDRCAIELSDAKVDVLGYACLVAIMAMGLGYHRNSEQRLRQATADNDANAPVITSAGALIEGLKVMGAKRIAIVAPYMKPLTELVVNYIRAEGFEVVDWRALEIPDNLEVARHDPANLPAIVAGMNLEGVDVIVLSACVQMQSLPVVAKVEAQTGKPVLTAAIATTYAMLKALDLEPIVPGAGALLSGAY encoded by the coding sequence ATGCTCAAGCCCTACCGCATCGGCCAGATCGTGCCCAGTTCCAACACCACCATGGAAACCGAGATCCCAGCCATGCTCAACGCGCGCCAGGCGATCCGTCCTGAACGTTTTACCTTCCACTCCAGCCGCATGCGCATGAAGCAAGTGCGCAAGGAAGAACTGGCGGCGATGGATGGCGAGTCCGACCGTTGCGCCATCGAATTGTCAGACGCCAAGGTCGACGTGCTGGGGTACGCCTGCCTGGTGGCGATCATGGCCATGGGCCTGGGCTACCACCGCAACTCCGAACAGCGCCTGCGCCAGGCTACGGCTGACAACGACGCCAATGCCCCGGTGATCACCAGCGCAGGCGCCTTGATTGAAGGCTTGAAGGTGATGGGCGCCAAGCGTATCGCGATTGTTGCGCCCTATATGAAACCGCTGACGGAGCTGGTGGTGAACTACATCCGCGCAGAAGGTTTTGAAGTCGTCGACTGGCGCGCCCTGGAGATCCCGGACAACCTCGAAGTGGCCCGCCACGACCCGGCCAACCTGCCGGCCATCGTTGCCGGCATGAACCTGGAAGGCGTCGACGTGATCGTGCTGTCGGCCTGCGTGCAAATGCAGTCGTTGCCGGTGGTGGCCAAGGTCGAGGCGCAAACCGGCAAACCTGTGCTCACCGCCGCCATCGCCACCACCTACGCCATGCTCAAGGCCCTGGACCTGGAACCCATCGTTCCTGGGGCCGGTGCCCTGCTTTCCGGCGCCTACTGA
- a CDS encoding (2Fe-2S)-binding protein — protein MTSQPITVTLEVNGQTSEVSAMADTPLLLVLRNDLQLNGPKYGCGLGECGACTVIIDGVAARSCVFPLSGASGRRIVTLEGLGTRQAPHPVQQAFIDEQAAQCGYCLNGMIMTAKALLDRNPKPSETQVRNELSGNLCRCGTHIEILRAVLRAARLMNVDG, from the coding sequence ATGACCAGCCAACCCATCACGGTAACGCTTGAGGTCAACGGCCAGACAAGCGAAGTCAGCGCCATGGCGGATACACCGCTGTTACTGGTACTGCGCAACGACCTGCAACTCAATGGCCCCAAGTACGGCTGTGGCCTGGGGGAGTGCGGTGCCTGCACCGTGATCATTGATGGCGTGGCCGCTCGTTCCTGCGTGTTCCCGCTGTCGGGTGCATCAGGGCGCAGGATCGTCACCCTTGAAGGCTTGGGTACGCGCCAGGCGCCGCACCCGGTGCAGCAGGCGTTCATCGACGAGCAGGCCGCGCAATGCGGCTACTGCCTCAACGGCATGATCATGACCGCCAAGGCCCTGCTCGACCGCAACCCCAAGCCCAGTGAAACCCAGGTACGCAACGAGCTGTCGGGCAACCTTTGCCGCTGCGGCACTCATATCGAGATCCTGCGCGCGGTATTGCGTGCGGCACGCCTTATGAACGTGGATGGATGA
- the ggt gene encoding gamma-glutamyltransferase, whose amino-acid sequence MKYLSLSRTLIATVLVFTLSGVQAASQAPVAGENGMVVTAQHLATHVGVDVLKAGGNAVDAAVAVGYALAVVYPAAGNLGGGGFMTVQLADGRKTFLDFREKAPLAATADMYLDKAGNVVEGLSAKGHLAVGVPGTVSGMELALSKYGTLKRDQVIAPAIKLAENGFELEQGDIDLLHTATGEFEKDQDLRGIFLHNGQPLQVGQKLVQKDLAKTLREISAKGTDGFYKGWVAKALVDSSQAGKGIITQADLDKYKTRELAPIECDYRGYHVVSAPPPSSGGVVICQIMNILEGYPMADLGYHSAQGLHYQIEAMRHAYVDRNSYLGDPDFVKNPIEHLLDKNYAAKLRDAIEPHKAGDSQAIKPGVSPHEGNNTTHYSIVDKWGNAVSVTYTLNDWFGAGVMASKTGVILNDEMDDFTVKVGVPNMYGLVQGEANAIAPGKAPLSSMSPTIVTKDGKAVMVVGTPGGSRIITATLLTILNVIDYKMNIQEAVDAPRFHQQWMPDTTNLETFAVSPDTQKILESWGHKFAGPQDANHLAAILVGAPSLDSKPVGNNRFYGANDPRRNTGLSLGY is encoded by the coding sequence ATGAAATACCTATCTTTGAGCCGCACCTTGATTGCCACGGTGCTGGTGTTCACGCTCAGCGGCGTGCAAGCCGCGTCACAGGCCCCGGTCGCCGGTGAAAATGGCATGGTGGTGACGGCCCAGCATCTGGCCACGCATGTTGGCGTGGATGTACTCAAGGCCGGGGGCAACGCGGTGGACGCGGCAGTGGCCGTAGGCTACGCGCTGGCCGTAGTGTACCCGGCGGCGGGCAACCTCGGCGGCGGCGGTTTCATGACTGTGCAACTGGCCGACGGGCGCAAGACCTTCCTCGACTTCCGCGAAAAAGCCCCGCTGGCGGCGACTGCCGACATGTACCTGGACAAGGCCGGCAACGTGGTCGAGGGCCTGAGTGCCAAAGGCCATCTGGCGGTTGGCGTACCGGGCACCGTTTCCGGCATGGAACTGGCCCTGAGCAAATACGGCACGCTCAAGCGTGACCAGGTGATAGCCCCTGCGATCAAGTTGGCGGAAAATGGCTTTGAACTGGAGCAGGGCGATATCGACCTGTTGCATACCGCCACCGGCGAGTTCGAAAAAGACCAGGATTTGCGCGGGATCTTCCTGCACAACGGCCAACCGCTGCAGGTGGGCCAGAAACTGGTGCAGAAAGACCTGGCCAAGACCCTCAGGGAAATCTCCGCCAAGGGCACCGACGGGTTCTATAAAGGTTGGGTGGCCAAGGCCCTGGTGGACTCCAGCCAGGCCGGCAAAGGCATCATCACCCAGGCCGACCTCGACAAGTACAAGACCCGCGAGCTGGCGCCCATCGAGTGCGATTACCGTGGCTACCACGTGGTGTCGGCACCGCCTCCCAGCTCGGGCGGCGTGGTGATCTGCCAGATCATGAACATTCTCGAAGGCTACCCTATGGCCGACCTGGGCTATCACTCGGCCCAAGGCCTGCACTACCAGATCGAAGCGATGCGCCATGCCTATGTGGACCGCAACAGCTACCTGGGCGACCCGGATTTCGTGAAGAACCCGATCGAACACCTGCTCGACAAGAACTACGCGGCGAAACTGCGTGACGCCATCGAACCGCATAAAGCCGGGGATTCCCAGGCGATCAAGCCGGGGGTGTCGCCCCATGAAGGCAATAACACCACCCACTATTCCATCGTCGACAAGTGGGGCAACGCGGTTTCGGTGACCTACACCCTCAACGACTGGTTCGGTGCCGGCGTCATGGCGAGCAAGACCGGGGTGATCCTCAACGATGAAATGGACGACTTCACCGTCAAGGTCGGCGTGCCGAACATGTACGGGCTGGTCCAGGGTGAGGCCAACGCCATCGCGCCGGGCAAGGCGCCGCTGTCGTCGATGAGCCCGACCATCGTCACCAAGGATGGCAAGGCGGTGATGGTGGTCGGTACGCCGGGGGGTAGCCGCATCATTACCGCTACCTTGCTGACCATCCTGAATGTCATCGACTACAAGATGAACATCCAGGAAGCCGTGGATGCACCGCGCTTCCACCAGCAATGGATGCCTGACACCACCAACCTGGAGACCTTCGCCGTCAGCCCAGACACCCAGAAAATCCTGGAAAGCTGGGGCCACAAGTTTGCCGGCCCCCAGGATGCCAATCACCTGGCGGCGATCCTGGTGGGGGCGCCGTCCCTGGATAGCAAGCCGGTGGGCAACAACCGCTTCTATGGGGCGAACGACCCACGACGTAATACGGGCTTGTCCTTGGGGTATTAA
- a CDS encoding TetR/AcrR family transcriptional regulator, which produces MAIKKSGIRAQQADQTRARILQAAVKVFTRDGYSGGRVDSISKAADSNDRMLYYYFGSKEQLFTCVLEHIYEQFNQAEGKLKLDLAAPAQALRELVAFIWNYYVKHPEFVAILSIENLHQGKHARQSSEMRRLSGEAVGVLRPIIEAGQAQGVFRQDIDLKHVYLMIASLCYFYNSNRHTLSSFLGEDLSNEGQQQDWLAFITDLVLRGVMPDSVSAKGFIN; this is translated from the coding sequence ATGGCGATCAAGAAGAGTGGTATCCGCGCCCAACAGGCCGACCAGACGCGGGCGCGCATCCTGCAGGCGGCGGTCAAGGTGTTCACCCGCGACGGCTATTCCGGCGGGCGCGTCGACAGCATTTCCAAGGCCGCAGACTCCAACGACCGCATGCTTTATTACTACTTCGGCAGCAAGGAACAACTGTTCACCTGCGTGCTGGAGCATATCTACGAGCAGTTCAACCAGGCCGAGGGCAAGCTCAAGCTGGACCTTGCGGCACCGGCCCAGGCCCTGCGCGAGCTGGTGGCGTTTATCTGGAACTATTACGTCAAGCATCCCGAATTCGTAGCGATCCTGAGTATCGAGAACCTGCATCAGGGCAAGCATGCCCGGCAGTCCAGCGAAATGCGTCGGTTGTCCGGTGAGGCGGTCGGCGTGCTGCGCCCGATCATCGAGGCCGGCCAGGCCCAGGGCGTGTTTCGCCAGGACATCGACCTCAAGCATGTGTACTTGATGATTGCTTCGCTGTGCTACTTCTACAACTCCAACCGCCATACCCTCAGTTCGTTCCTGGGTGAAGACCTGTCGAACGAGGGACAGCAGCAGGATTGGCTGGCATTTATCACCGACCTGGTGCTGCGCGGCGTCATGCCTGACAGTGTGTCAGCCAAGGGTTTTATTAACTGA
- a CDS encoding molybdopterin cofactor-binding domain-containing protein produces the protein MTETTLSREQWLAKAGVLLIVDDVLPPSGPVAKGGTPTVKPKELGLFIAVNDDGLVYAFNGHVDLGTGVRTALAQIVAEELDLGMDQVRMVLGDTARAPNQGATIASATLQISAVPLRNAAAEARRFLLARAAGRWGVSTASLKVEAGVIHAADGRTTTYSELVSGQHDQVRISGNAPLKAPADYRLVGQDTTRLDIPGKATGELTYVHDMRVPGMLHGRVVRPPYAGLDCGEFVGNSLLSVNEASIAHIPGIVAVVVIRDFVGVVALREEQAIKAAAELQVQWKSWAHAAPDMRDVAQAIRANPRVRRTVLDQGEVDAALANASQRMPRTYLWPYQMHASIGPSCAVADYQDNGSRVWSGSQNPHLLRADLAWLLECDEALIEVIRMEASGCYGRNCADDVCADALLLSRAVGKPVRVQLTREQEHLWEPKGTAQLMEVNGGVNADGSIAAYDFETSYPSNGAPTLALLLTGRVEPVAAMFEMGDRTSIPPYDIDNMRVTINDMAPIVRASWMRGVSALPNTFAHESYIDELAFAAGVDPVEYRLRYLKDPRAIDLVKSTAERAAWSPRTAPMQTASDDHLLRGRGFAYARYIHSKFPGFGAAWAAWVADVAIDKHTGDVSVTRVVIGHDAGMMINPAGVEHQIHGNVIQSTSRVLKERVTFEESTVASKEWGGYPILTFPEVPKIDVLMMPRQDQPPMGAGESASVPSAAAIANAIYDATGIRFRELPITPERVLAALNAGTLAEPAKSPQKRRKWWFGALFATLGALLATAWPFHSEIAPIAPPSPGTWSKATLERGRLLAAVGDCAVCHTAPGGAPNAGGLAMQTPFGTLYSSNITPDVNTGIGAWSYPAFERAMRDGIGRDGRNLYPAFPYTAFRNINEADMQALYAYLMSQAPVSQAPKPNAMKFPFNVRPLMAGWNALNLRRGEITPQPERSEQWNRGNYLVNGLGHCAACHSPRNLMGAQKGGKAFLAGGVVDGWEAPALTGLSKAPTPWTEDQLFSYLSTGYSDAHGVAGGPMGPVVSELSKLPKADIRAMAVYLASLNHEAAAQAQVAAAGIPNPNGRRVFEGSCKACHADGLGPKLFGVSPSLATNTNVFSDQPDNLIKVILQGISQPATRDLGYMPGFRDSLSNTQVADLVAYLRGRFAPNAPQWQGLEQKVAHLRADPGSH, from the coding sequence ATGACCGAAACGACCCTTTCCCGTGAGCAGTGGCTGGCCAAGGCCGGTGTATTGCTGATTGTCGATGATGTATTGCCGCCGTCGGGGCCGGTGGCCAAGGGCGGCACGCCCACGGTGAAACCCAAGGAGCTGGGGTTGTTTATCGCTGTGAACGATGATGGCCTGGTGTATGCGTTCAATGGTCATGTGGACCTGGGGACCGGCGTGCGCACGGCGTTGGCGCAGATCGTCGCCGAAGAGCTGGACCTGGGCATGGATCAGGTGAGGATGGTGCTGGGCGATACCGCGCGTGCGCCGAACCAGGGCGCGACCATTGCCAGTGCGACCTTGCAGATTTCCGCTGTGCCCTTGCGCAACGCAGCAGCAGAGGCGCGACGCTTTTTGCTGGCGCGGGCGGCAGGACGCTGGGGCGTCAGTACCGCCAGCCTCAAGGTCGAGGCCGGTGTTATCCATGCCGCCGATGGGCGCACCACCACCTATTCCGAGCTGGTCAGCGGCCAGCATGACCAAGTGCGCATCAGTGGCAACGCGCCGCTCAAGGCCCCCGCGGACTACCGCCTGGTCGGCCAGGACACGACCCGCCTGGACATCCCCGGCAAAGCCACCGGCGAGCTGACCTATGTGCACGACATGCGCGTGCCGGGCATGCTCCATGGCCGGGTGGTGCGCCCACCGTATGCGGGGCTCGACTGTGGGGAGTTTGTTGGCAATAGCCTGTTGAGTGTGAACGAAGCCTCCATCGCCCATATCCCCGGTATCGTCGCGGTGGTGGTGATCCGGGATTTTGTCGGCGTAGTGGCGTTGCGCGAAGAACAGGCGATCAAGGCTGCCGCCGAGCTGCAGGTGCAATGGAAATCGTGGGCTCACGCGGCGCCGGATATGCGCGACGTGGCGCAGGCCATTCGCGCTAACCCGCGCGTGCGCCGCACCGTGCTCGATCAGGGTGAGGTCGATGCCGCCCTAGCTAATGCCAGCCAGCGCATGCCGCGCACTTACCTGTGGCCCTACCAGATGCACGCCTCCATCGGCCCATCCTGCGCGGTGGCGGATTATCAGGACAACGGCAGCCGCGTATGGTCCGGCAGCCAGAACCCGCATCTGCTGCGTGCCGATCTGGCCTGGCTGCTGGAATGCGATGAAGCCCTGATCGAGGTGATCCGCATGGAAGCCTCCGGCTGTTACGGGCGCAACTGTGCCGACGATGTGTGCGCCGACGCCTTGTTGTTGTCCCGGGCGGTGGGCAAGCCAGTGCGCGTGCAACTGACCCGTGAACAGGAACATCTATGGGAGCCCAAGGGCACCGCGCAATTGATGGAGGTGAACGGCGGCGTGAACGCCGATGGCAGCATCGCCGCCTATGACTTCGAAACCAGCTACCCGTCCAACGGCGCGCCGACCCTGGCACTGCTGCTGACCGGCCGCGTCGAACCGGTGGCGGCGATGTTCGAAATGGGCGACCGCACCTCGATCCCGCCTTATGACATCGACAATATGCGCGTAACCATCAATGACATGGCGCCTATCGTGCGGGCCTCGTGGATGCGTGGCGTGTCGGCTTTGCCCAACACCTTTGCTCACGAATCCTATATCGATGAACTGGCTTTCGCCGCCGGCGTCGATCCGGTGGAATACCGCCTGCGTTACCTCAAGGACCCGCGCGCCATCGACTTGGTGAAATCTACCGCCGAACGCGCCGCCTGGTCCCCACGCACCGCGCCGATGCAAACCGCCAGCGATGACCACCTGTTACGTGGCCGCGGCTTTGCCTATGCGCGCTACATCCACAGTAAGTTTCCCGGCTTCGGCGCGGCCTGGGCCGCATGGGTAGCGGACGTGGCCATCGATAAACACACCGGCGATGTATCGGTGACGCGGGTGGTGATCGGCCATGACGCGGGGATGATGATCAACCCGGCGGGGGTTGAGCATCAGATTCACGGCAATGTGATCCAGTCCACCAGCCGTGTGTTGAAGGAGCGGGTGACCTTCGAGGAATCCACGGTGGCGAGCAAGGAGTGGGGCGGTTACCCGATCCTGACCTTCCCCGAGGTGCCGAAGATCGATGTGCTGATGATGCCGCGCCAGGACCAGCCGCCCATGGGCGCCGGTGAATCGGCGTCGGTACCCAGCGCGGCGGCGATTGCCAATGCGATCTATGACGCCACCGGTATTCGTTTTCGCGAGTTGCCGATCACCCCGGAGCGAGTACTGGCGGCATTGAATGCCGGCACCTTGGCTGAGCCGGCCAAGTCGCCACAAAAACGCCGCAAATGGTGGTTCGGCGCGCTGTTCGCGACCCTCGGAGCACTGCTGGCCACGGCCTGGCCGTTCCACAGCGAAATCGCGCCTATCGCACCGCCCAGCCCCGGCACCTGGTCCAAAGCCACCCTGGAGCGCGGGCGCCTGCTTGCGGCGGTCGGCGACTGCGCGGTGTGCCATACGGCGCCGGGCGGAGCGCCCAATGCCGGCGGCCTGGCCATGCAGACGCCGTTCGGCACCTTGTATAGCAGCAACATCACCCCGGATGTGAACACCGGCATTGGCGCCTGGTCGTACCCGGCATTCGAACGGGCAATGCGTGACGGCATCGGGCGCGACGGGCGTAACCTGTATCCGGCGTTTCCCTATACGGCGTTTCGCAATATCAACGAGGCGGACATGCAGGCGCTGTATGCCTACCTGATGTCCCAGGCGCCGGTCAGCCAGGCACCAAAGCCGAACGCGATGAAGTTTCCGTTCAATGTCAGACCCTTGATGGCGGGGTGGAACGCACTGAACCTGAGGCGCGGCGAAATCACCCCGCAGCCTGAGCGCAGTGAACAATGGAATCGCGGCAATTATCTGGTCAATGGCCTGGGACACTGTGCCGCGTGTCATTCGCCGCGCAACCTGATGGGGGCGCAAAAGGGCGGCAAGGCATTCCTCGCCGGCGGTGTGGTAGATGGCTGGGAGGCCCCGGCGCTGACGGGGTTGTCCAAGGCCCCGACGCCCTGGACCGAAGACCAGCTGTTTAGCTATTTGAGCACCGGCTATTCCGACGCCCATGGCGTGGCAGGGGGGCCGATGGGGCCAGTGGTAAGCGAGTTGTCGAAGCTGCCGAAGGCGGATATCCGTGCGATGGCGGTGTACCTGGCTTCGCTCAATCACGAAGCGGCAGCGCAGGCACAGGTCGCAGCAGCGGGTATACCGAATCCGAACGGCCGGCGCGTCTTCGAAGGTTCGTGCAAAGCCTGCCATGCCGATGGGCTGGGGCCGAAACTGTTTGGGGTCAGCCCGTCATTGGCGACCAATACCAATGTATTCAGCGACCAGCCGGATAATTTGATCAAGGTGATTTTGCAAGGTATTTCCCAGCCGGCGACCCGCGACCTGGGGTATATGCCGGGGTTCAGGGACAGCTTGTCGAATACCCAGGTGGCGGATCTGGTGGCCTACTTGCGCGGGCGATTTGCGCCGAACGCGCCACAGTGGCAAGGGCTGGAACAGAAGGTCGCTCACTTGCGTGCCGATCCCGGCAGCCATTGA
- a CDS encoding alpha/beta fold hydrolase → MSTFLHGGNVQANGIRQHYLRYGGTGPALILIPGITSPAITWGFVAERLGEQFDTYVLDVRGRGLSSTGPELDYSAGTCAEDIGAFADALGLDSYHLVGHSMGARFAVHSAIKHPQGVNRMVLIDPPVSGPGRREYPSRLPWYVDSIRQSLIGMDAQAMRAFCATWTDEQLQLRAEWLHTCYEPAIVRAFNDFHTVDFHQDLPHLKAPALLMVAGRGGVILDEDIAEIQALQPSIQVARVPNAGHMIPWDDLEGFFDALGDFLTQQ, encoded by the coding sequence ATGAGTACCTTTCTCCATGGCGGCAACGTGCAGGCCAATGGCATTCGCCAGCACTATCTGCGCTACGGCGGCACAGGCCCGGCGCTGATCCTGATCCCGGGCATCACCAGCCCGGCGATTACCTGGGGTTTCGTCGCCGAGCGCCTGGGTGAGCAGTTCGATACCTATGTGCTGGATGTACGCGGGCGCGGGCTGTCGTCCACCGGGCCGGAACTGGATTACAGCGCCGGCACCTGCGCCGAGGACATTGGCGCATTTGCCGACGCACTGGGCCTGGACAGCTATCACCTGGTCGGCCATTCCATGGGTGCGCGCTTTGCCGTGCACAGTGCGATCAAGCACCCGCAAGGCGTCAACCGCATGGTGTTGATCGACCCGCCGGTGTCCGGTCCTGGCCGGCGGGAATACCCGAGCAGGCTGCCCTGGTATGTCGATTCGATCCGCCAGTCACTGATCGGCATGGATGCCCAGGCGATGCGCGCCTTCTGCGCCACTTGGACCGATGAACAGCTGCAACTGCGCGCCGAGTGGCTGCACACCTGCTACGAACCGGCCATCGTGCGTGCCTTCAATGACTTCCACACGGTGGACTTCCACCAGGACCTGCCCCACCTCAAGGCCCCTGCCCTGCTGATGGTGGCCGGGCGCGGCGGGGTGATCCTCGATGAAGACATCGCCGAAATCCAGGCCCTGCAACCGAGTATCCAGGTCGCGCGCGTGCCGAATGCCGGGCACATGATCCCGTGGGACGACCTTGAGGGCTTTTTCGATGCCCTTGGCGACTTCCTCACCCAACAATAA